The following are encoded together in the Oceanobacillus zhaokaii genome:
- a CDS encoding NADPH:quinone oxidoreductase family protein, whose product MRSWKVTKLGDPIDVLDLQETKRPSVEAGKVLIEVEASSLNFFDILLCQGKYQEKPPIPFTPGAEVSGIIREVGKDCHLKVGQRIIATPALPDGGLSEWVCVPEDSVYVISDSMSASEAAAMFITYQTTYYALHHRGNLQKGEVLLVHAGAGGVGSAAIQIGKAIGAKIIATAGGLEKVQICKELGADIAIDYKSEDFVKIVKEETNGRGADVIYDPVGADVFDRSRKCIAFDGRLLVIGFAGGRIPEVPVNHALIKNYSIVGVHWGLFGRLFPEKVKKIHDDLMKLYDEGAIRPLIYREYDYKEVPNALEVLADRKTYGKLIVKP is encoded by the coding sequence ATGCGCAGCTGGAAGGTTACAAAGTTAGGAGATCCTATCGATGTATTAGATTTACAAGAAACGAAACGGCCATCCGTTGAGGCTGGCAAAGTATTAATTGAGGTTGAGGCATCATCACTTAACTTCTTTGATATTCTACTTTGCCAAGGGAAATATCAGGAGAAACCGCCTATCCCATTTACACCGGGTGCAGAGGTTTCAGGTATTATTCGCGAAGTAGGGAAGGATTGTCATTTAAAGGTAGGGCAACGTATTATTGCAACACCAGCACTTCCGGATGGTGGATTGTCTGAGTGGGTTTGTGTTCCAGAAGATTCGGTCTATGTGATATCAGATTCGATGTCTGCTAGTGAGGCGGCAGCTATGTTTATTACCTATCAAACTACCTATTATGCATTACATCACCGCGGTAATTTGCAAAAAGGAGAGGTTCTTCTAGTTCATGCAGGGGCAGGAGGGGTAGGCTCTGCAGCTATTCAAATTGGCAAAGCTATCGGTGCTAAAATTATTGCGACTGCGGGTGGATTAGAGAAAGTACAAATATGTAAGGAACTAGGGGCAGATATTGCTATAGATTATAAATCAGAGGATTTTGTGAAAATTGTAAAAGAAGAAACGAATGGACGTGGAGCAGATGTCATCTATGATCCAGTCGGTGCGGATGTATTTGACCGATCGCGTAAATGTATAGCTTTTGATGGACGTCTTTTAGTGATTGGCTTTGCAGGAGGTCGTATTCCAGAAGTACCTGTTAATCATGCCCTAATTAAAAATTATTCTATCGTAGGTGTTCATTGGGGGCTCTTCGGAAGATTATTTCCAGAAAAGGTTAAAAAAATTCATGATGATTTAATGAAGCTCTATGATGAAGGGGCAATACGTCCATTGATTTACCGGGAATACGATTATAAAGAAGTTCCTAATGCGTTGGAAGTTTTAGCAGACAGGAAAACATATGGGAAATTGATAGTTAAGCCTTAA
- a CDS encoding acyl-CoA carboxylase subunit beta yields MENVIEDLLKRKEKAKYGGGKEKIQKLHEFGSNTARERIEKLVDANTFLELGMLAHSDQIGLEEKSAGDGVITGLAKVDGRPIVLQAADKTVFAGTEGMVYFRKAQSIHNFAVKRGFPLLNLMEGGGLRMPDGMGSDGISQMLFPNELLLHNRQVPMITAILGDSFGGPTWTAATSDFVTQLKGTTMAVAGPRMLEVATGEKISNEELGGWKIHANYTGQVDRFTDNEEASIEEMKQFLSYMPLNATKEPPFKETKDDPYRRLEEVVNIVPTRRQRAYDMKKVIKLIIDDGEYFEIKSLYGTALITVMARINGRVIGIVANQPMKFAGAAGAKECEKATDFICMCDSYNIPLVFLHDIPGFRVSSEAEKLKMPTKIMMWNQALAQSTVPKISVVIRKSIGAAYGNMCGPTMGADFVVAWPTAEINFTGPEVGINVVYGRDLQQSENLKEERQELLKSWNFDSSPYKAAGKHLIDDIIDPRETRKFLSQTLEYACLKNGSKSERRLANWPTGF; encoded by the coding sequence TTGGAAAATGTAATAGAGGATTTATTAAAACGTAAAGAGAAAGCTAAATATGGTGGTGGAAAAGAAAAAATTCAAAAGCTACATGAATTTGGAAGTAATACGGCAAGGGAAAGAATAGAAAAGCTCGTGGATGCTAATACATTTTTGGAATTAGGGATGCTTGCCCATTCAGACCAAATTGGACTTGAAGAGAAAAGTGCTGGTGATGGTGTAATAACAGGGCTTGCAAAAGTGGATGGACGTCCAATCGTTTTGCAAGCAGCGGATAAAACGGTTTTTGCAGGAACGGAAGGTATGGTATATTTCCGGAAGGCGCAATCGATACACAATTTTGCAGTGAAGCGAGGATTCCCGTTGCTTAACTTAATGGAGGGTGGCGGCCTGAGAATGCCGGACGGAATGGGTTCAGATGGAATAAGTCAAATGCTATTTCCAAATGAACTTTTACTGCACAATCGGCAGGTCCCAATGATCACTGCTATTTTAGGAGATAGCTTTGGTGGACCAACATGGACTGCGGCAACTTCCGATTTTGTAACACAATTAAAAGGAACTACGATGGCGGTAGCAGGACCCCGAATGCTTGAGGTAGCAACAGGTGAAAAAATTTCAAATGAAGAGCTTGGTGGTTGGAAGATCCATGCTAACTACACTGGTCAAGTGGATCGTTTTACCGATAATGAAGAAGCTTCTATTGAGGAAATGAAACAATTCTTAAGCTATATGCCACTTAATGCGACGAAGGAGCCACCTTTTAAAGAAACGAAAGATGATCCATATCGCAGATTGGAAGAAGTTGTTAATATCGTTCCAACAAGGCGACAACGTGCATATGACATGAAAAAAGTAATTAAACTAATTATTGACGATGGTGAGTATTTTGAAATCAAATCATTATACGGTACGGCTCTTATTACAGTAATGGCACGAATCAATGGAAGAGTAATAGGAATCGTTGCAAATCAGCCGATGAAATTTGCAGGTGCTGCAGGTGCAAAAGAATGCGAAAAGGCTACTGATTTTATATGTATGTGCGATTCTTATAATATTCCACTTGTCTTTTTACATGATATTCCCGGTTTTCGAGTATCAAGTGAGGCAGAAAAACTAAAAATGCCAACTAAAATAATGATGTGGAATCAAGCACTTGCCCAGTCTACTGTACCGAAGATTTCTGTTGTGATACGAAAGAGTATCGGTGCAGCTTATGGTAATATGTGTGGGCCAACGATGGGTGCTGATTTTGTTGTAGCCTGGCCAACAGCGGAAATTAATTTTACAGGTCCTGAAGTAGGTATTAACGTTGTGTATGGTCGTGATCTTCAACAATCAGAGAATCTAAAAGAAGAGCGCCAGGAATTATTGAAATCATGGAATTTCGACAGTTCCCCTTATAAAGCAGCGGGGAAGCATTTAATTGATGATATTATCGATCCTAGAGAAACAAGGAAGTTTCTTTCACAAACATTGGAATATGCATGCTTAAAAAACGGGTCAAAAAGTGAAAGACGCCTTGCAAATTGGCCTACAGGTTTTTAA